In the genome of Candoia aspera isolate rCanAsp1 chromosome 1, rCanAsp1.hap2, whole genome shotgun sequence, one region contains:
- the STK16 gene encoding serine/threonine-protein kinase 16 isoform X1 yields MGHALCICSRGTITINNKRYLLIHRLGEGGFSYVDLVEGLHDGRFYALKRIICHDKDDRQEALHEVEMHLLFEHPNILPLCAHAMVEKGSKHEAWLLLPFLKRGTLWQEVEALKDKGSFMPEERILVIFHGICRGLQAIHNKGYAHRDLKPTNVLLDNEDQPLLMDLGSMNQARIEVRSSREAMTIQDWAAQRCTISYRAPELFAVERECVIDERADIWSLGCVLYCMMFGEGPYDMIFQKGDSVALAVQNHLTVPQNTRYSPALEHLLSSTMVVNPQERPFIGDIICQLEAIQPPPTGQDATRI; encoded by the exons TGGCTTCAGCTATGTGGACCTTGTAGAAGGGCTGCATGATGGGCGCTTCTATGCCTTGAAACGCATCATATGCCATGACAAGGATGATCGTCAGGAAGCTCTGCACGAGGTAGAGAtgcacctgctttttgagcaccCCAACATCTTGCCCCTCTGTGCACATGCCATGGTAGAGAAAGGATCCAAACATGAGGCCTGGCTCCTTTTGCCTTTCCTCAAG AGAGGGACCCTCTGGCAGGAGGTGGAAGCTCTGAAAGATAAAGGTTCCTTCATGCCTGAAGAGCGGATCCTGGTCATTTTTCATGGCATCTGCCGAGGACTGCAGGCCATTCATAACAAGGGATATGCTCACAG AGATTTAAAACCAACAAATGTGCTGCTGGACAATGAAGATCAGCCACTGCTAATGGACCTAGGCTCCATGAATCAGGCTCGCATTGAGGTGCGAAGCTCACGGGAGGCCATGACTATTCAG GACTGGGCTGCCCAGCGCTGCACCATCTCATATCGAGCCCCAGAACTGTTCGCTGTTGAGCGTGAATGTGTTATTGATGAACGTGCTGACATCTGG TCCTTAGGCTGTGTCCTCTACTGCATGATGTTTGGTGAAGGACCTTATGACATGATTTTCCAAAAGGGGGACAGTGTGGCCTTAGCTGTGCAGAACCATCTTACGGTGCCCCAGAATACCAG GTACTCTCCAGCCTTGGAACACCTCCTCTCTTCTACAATGGTAGTGAATCCCCAGGAGCGCCCATTCATTGGTGACATAATCTGTCAGCTTGAAGCGATACAGCCACCTCCCACCGGACAGGATGCCACCCGCATCTGA
- the LOC134487253 gene encoding tubulin alpha chain, whose amino-acid sequence MRECISVHVGQAGVQMGNTCWELYCLEHGIQPDGQMPSDKTIGGGDDSFTTFFCETGAGKHVPRAVFVDLEPTVIDEIRAGTYRQLFHPEQLITGKEDAANNYARGHYTIGKEIIDLVLDRIRKLADQCTGLQGFLVFHSFGGGTGSGFTSLLMERLSVDYGKKSKLEFAIYPAPQVSTAVVEPYNSILTTHTTLEHSDCAFMVDNEAIYDICRRNLDIERPTYTNLNRLISQIVSSITASLRFDGALNVDLTEFQTNLVPYPRIHFPLATYAPVISAEKAYHEQLSVAEITNACFEPANQMVKCDPRHGKYMACCLLYRGDVVPKDVNAAIAAIKTKRSIQFVDWCPTGFKVGINYQPPTAVPGGDLAKVQRAVCMLSNTTAIAEAWARLDHKFDLMYAKRAFVHWYVGEGMEEGEFSEAREDMAALEKDYEEVGIDSYEDEEEGEE is encoded by the exons ATG cgCGAGTGTATCTCTGTCCATGTCGGCCAAGCTGGCGTGCAGATGGGCAATACTTGCTGGGAACTGTATTGCCTGGAACATGGCATTCAGCCAGATGGACAGATGCCAAGTGATAAGACCATTGGTGGTGGAGATGACTCATTTACCACCTTCTTCTGTGAAACTGGTGCTGGGAAGCATGTGCCTCGGGCTGTCTTTGTGGACTTGGAACCCACTGTGATTG ATGAGATTCGTGCTGGCACTTACCGTCAACTCTTCCATCCAGAGCAACTAATCACTGGAAAGGAAGATGCTGCCAACAACTATGCCCGTGGACATTACACCATTGGCAAGGAGATCATTGACTTGGTGTTGGATAGGATTCGAAAACTG GCTGACCAATGTACTGGACTCCAAGGATTTTTGGTCTTCCACAGCTTTGGAGGAGGAACTGGCTCAGGATTTACTTCCTTGCTCATGGAACGGCTCTCCGTTGATTATGGCAAGAAATCCAAATTAGAATTTGCGATTTACCCAGCTCCACAGGTCTCCACAGCTGTGGTGGAGCCCTACAACTCGATCCTCACCACACATACCACCCTTGAGCACTCAGACTGTGCTTTCATGGTGGACAACGAAGCCATCTATGATATCTGCCGAAGGAACCTGGACATTGAGCGGCCAACTTATACAAACCTCAACCGCCTTATCAGCCAGATTGTGTCCTCCATCACTGCCTCGCTGCGCTTTGATGGGGCTTTGAATGTAGACCTGACAGAGTTCCAGACCAATCTAGTGCCCTACCCTCGTATCCATTTCCCTCTGGCTACCTATGCCCCGGTCATCTCTGCGGAGAAGGCCTACCACGAGCAGCTTTCTGTGGCTGAGATCACAAATGCTTGCTTTGAGCCTGCTAACCAGATGGTGAAATGTGATCCCCGCCATGGCAAATACATGGCCTGCTGCCTTTTGTATCGTGGGGATGTGGTACCTAAGGATGTCAATGCTGCTATTGCTGCCATAAAGACCAAGCGCAGTATCCAGTTTGTGGACTGGTGCCCTACAGGCTTTAAAGTGGGCATCAACTACCAGCCCCCCACTGCGGTTCCTGGGGGAGACCTAGCCAAGGTTCAGCGAGCAGTGTGCATGCTGAGCAACACCACGGCCATTGCTGAGGCCTGGGCCCGCCTGGACCACAAGTTTGATCTAATGTATGCCAAGCGGGCCTTTGTGCACTGGTATGTTGGGGAagggatggaagaaggggaattCTCTGAGGCTCGGGAAGACATGGCTGCCCTGGAGAAGGATTACGAAGAGGTGGGCATTGATTCATatgaagatgaagaggagggaGAAGAATAG